Below is a genomic region from Candidatus Anaeroferrophillus wilburensis.
GGTGTAGTCGGCGGCCACCACCTGGACATTCAGGCCTGCTTCCCGGGCGGTATCAGCGGTTATGGGACCGATGCAGGCCACCGGGAGCTGGCGGATTGTTGCAAAGGCCGGGAGCTGGCGGCAATGGCTGACCAGGTTGGTTACCGTCGACGAGCTGGTGAAGGTCACCATGTCAATTGCCTCCCGGTCGGCAAATAACCTGTCAAGCCGATCAGCCGACGATTGGGGGAAAATAGACTGGTAGACAGGAACGACATCGACTATTGCCCCCCGGCTGCGCAGGGTTTCAGGCAGTATTTCCCTGGCTACCTTGGCCCGGGGCAGAAGAAAGCGGCAGCCGGCTACCGCTGTTTTTTCCAGAATTTTGAGTATTCCTTCGCCCTGGTATTCTTCCGGCAGCATGGTGCTGGTGAGCCCTTCTTCTGCGAGTGCACCGGCCGTTTTCGGCCCGACACTGATGATCAGATGTTGTTCCAGCTCACTGATCGCATGCCCTACCTTCCGGAGGTGTCGGCAGAAATACCGGACTCCGTTGACACTGGAGAAGATGATCCACCCATACTGGTCCAGCGCTGCGATGGCCCGGTCAACCGGCTCCCAGGTGTCCGGGGGGATGATTTCAATGGTCGGCAGGGCTATGGGCTCCGCCCCTTCCTGCAGCAGCAGGTTAATGAAACTTTCTGCCTGGTGTCGGGGACGGGTTACCAGGATGCGTTTGCCGGCCAGGATGTTGTCA
It encodes:
- a CDS encoding uroporphyrinogen-III synthase, which translates into the protein MSRKTTDNILAGKRILVTRPRHQAESFINLLLQEGAEPIALPTIEIIPPDTWEPVDRAIAALDQYGWIIFSSVNGVRYFCRHLRKVGHAISELEQHLIISVGPKTAGALAEEGLTSTMLPEEYQGEGILKILEKTAVAGCRFLLPRAKVAREILPETLRSRGAIVDVVPVYQSIFPQSSADRLDRLFADREAIDMVTFTSSSTVTNLVSHCRQLPAFATIRQLPVACIGPITADTAREAGLNVQVVAADYTVEGLIDAMKTWLNQSGTLLNC